In one Chitinophaga sancti genomic region, the following are encoded:
- a CDS encoding Fic family protein, with amino-acid sequence MLLQLRISFIRHYLLILYILNGIEQTAKQTINQIKEINRLFIATQEKIKLEAEKLYDKELVELLFEQPYCRIEYVIERLGVSRITASKYLKGLEEIGILESRRVWKEILHINTNLFAQLKS; translated from the coding sequence ATGTTATTACAACTCAGGATAAGCTTTATCAGGCATTATCTGCTGATACTTTATATCCTGAACGGAATCGAGCAAACTGCGAAGCAAACAATTAATCAGATTAAAGAGATTAATAGGTTATTTATTGCCACACAGGAGAAAATAAAACTTGAGGCTGAAAAGCTATACGATAAAGAGTTGGTAGAACTATTATTTGAACAACCTTATTGTAGAATTGAATATGTGATTGAGCGATTAGGTGTATCAAGAATTACTGCATCTAAATATTTGAAAGGATTGGAAGAGATAGGGATATTAGAATCCAGACGTGTGTGGAAGGAAATATTACATATCAACACAAACTTATTTGCACAGCTAAAAAGTTAA
- a CDS encoding Fic/DOC family N-terminal domain-containing protein codes for MKPDKPYNDLIPLPPRRTMIETLPILRQLVNSSVALAELKGLANILPNPNILLNAVILKEASASSEIENVITTQDKLYQALSADTLYPERNRANCEANN; via the coding sequence ATGAAACCTGATAAGCCATATAATGATCTTATTCCACTACCTCCACGAAGAACGATGATAGAAACACTGCCAATATTACGGCAATTGGTTAATTCGTCAGTGGCTTTAGCAGAATTAAAAGGATTGGCTAATATTTTACCCAATCCCAATATTTTGCTCAATGCAGTTATATTAAAAGAGGCAAGCGCCAGTTCAGAGATTGAAAATGTTATTACAACTCAGGATAAGCTTTATCAGGCATTATCTGCTGATACTTTATATCCTGAACGGAATCGAGCAAACTGCGAAGCAAACAATTAA
- a CDS encoding RNA recognition motif domain-containing protein, with the protein MNIFVGNISDRTTEDEIWSLFDPFGVVYSINVAYDKYSGRSKGFAFVEMPDDSNAVQAIKELNNSVVAGQTIVVYEARPKPERPENNRFSGSGPRPGFRPRY; encoded by the coding sequence GTGAATATTTTTGTAGGTAATATAAGTGACAGAACAACTGAAGATGAAATATGGTCTTTATTTGACCCATTTGGAGTTGTATATAGTATTAATGTGGCTTATGATAAGTACAGTGGCCGTTCTAAAGGCTTTGCATTCGTTGAAATGCCGGACGATTCCAATGCAGTACAGGCAATTAAGGAATTGAATAATTCAGTAGTTGCTGGCCAGACAATAGTAGTGTATGAGGCTCGTCCAAAACCTGAAAGACCAGAAAATAATCGTTTCTCCGGATCCGGCCCAAGACCTGGATTTAGACCCAGATACTAA
- a CDS encoding helix-turn-helix domain-containing protein, whose translation MRSKVATQIQEETPEEVRIFVRQYTDIVIRINQILQAKGYTQKDLAERMGKKPSEINKWLKGNHNWTLMTLAKLEAELGEPIIHISNHRLQKNRKKQIA comes from the coding sequence ATGCGAAGTAAAGTAGCAACGCAAATTCAGGAGGAAACACCGGAAGAAGTGAGAATATTTGTAAGACAATATACTGATATTGTCATTAGGATTAACCAGATTTTGCAGGCAAAAGGATATACACAAAAAGACCTCGCTGAAAGAATGGGGAAAAAACCCTCTGAGATAAATAAATGGTTAAAAGGTAATCATAATTGGACGTTGATGACATTGGCTAAATTAGAAGCCGAGCTTGGAGAACCAATAATTCATATTTCAAACCACCGTTTGCAAAAAAATAGAAAGAAACAAATTGCTTGA
- a CDS encoding NAD(P)-binding protein, with amino-acid sequence MNGENTRSKTLTRKDFLWYMALVAGATVTETQFIACSRRADKYAHIKGKINGASAAIGHQLRNGSFATPDQTEILDTVIIGSGISGLSAAYHLLKNNYTNFKVLELESQPGGNAAGGENAYSAYPLGAHYLPVPSLDNQPLLNFLQDIGMITGYDDKQLPVYQETDLRYDPEERLFIRNRWQEGLVPQFGVSDAAQAEFRRFFATMEKLRWQKGSDNLYLFDIPVVYSSKDPETQALDNISMKAYLQHEGYHSEEIYWYLDYCCRDDYGAGIEIISAWAGIHYFASRKGKAANADNAAVLTWPEGNGHLVKKMRDIIGARIQTDSLAYKVTPAGDKVWVDYLDVKTGATKRIIANTCIMATPQFVTHRLLPDGDYDHHFNYSPWLVANITLDPLSDSRGFQLCWDNVFYKSRSLGYVNAQHQRLTLEVPAQQVLTYYLPLDHLPPADSRRYALNLPHEQWVKLITDDMEVAHPGIHALIKDIEVWIWGHGMIRPTVGFITGANVVAARESKHKNIFFAHSDLSGISIFEEAFYWGNKAADGVLATKESKTFHSHSS; translated from the coding sequence ATGAATGGGGAAAATACCAGGAGTAAAACACTTACCCGCAAAGATTTTCTTTGGTATATGGCGCTGGTTGCCGGGGCTACTGTCACGGAGACACAGTTTATTGCCTGTAGCAGGAGAGCGGATAAATATGCGCATATAAAAGGTAAAATAAACGGTGCTTCTGCTGCTATTGGTCATCAGCTTCGTAATGGTTCCTTTGCTACACCTGATCAAACAGAAATCCTCGATACGGTAATAATCGGTAGTGGTATTTCGGGCCTTTCAGCTGCGTATCATTTGCTAAAGAATAATTACACGAACTTCAAAGTACTGGAGCTGGAATCTCAGCCCGGTGGCAATGCTGCGGGTGGAGAAAATGCTTATTCTGCTTATCCGTTAGGGGCGCATTATCTGCCTGTTCCGAGCCTGGATAATCAGCCACTGCTGAACTTTCTGCAGGATATTGGTATGATCACGGGTTACGACGATAAGCAGTTGCCTGTGTACCAGGAGACAGACCTTCGTTATGATCCGGAGGAGCGGTTATTTATTCGTAATCGCTGGCAGGAAGGGTTGGTACCGCAATTTGGTGTGAGTGATGCAGCGCAGGCAGAATTTCGCCGTTTCTTTGCGACGATGGAAAAGCTGCGTTGGCAGAAGGGGAGTGATAACCTGTACTTGTTCGATATACCTGTCGTCTATAGCTCAAAAGATCCGGAAACACAGGCGCTGGATAATATCTCAATGAAAGCATATCTGCAGCATGAGGGGTATCATTCAGAAGAGATTTACTGGTACCTGGATTACTGTTGCCGGGATGATTATGGAGCTGGTATAGAGATCATAAGTGCATGGGCAGGTATTCATTATTTTGCTTCCCGCAAGGGCAAGGCGGCCAATGCAGATAATGCTGCGGTGCTTACCTGGCCGGAAGGGAATGGACACCTGGTGAAAAAGATGCGTGATATTATAGGAGCGCGTATCCAGACTGATAGCCTGGCATATAAGGTAACACCTGCCGGTGATAAGGTATGGGTCGATTACCTGGATGTAAAAACAGGTGCTACAAAACGAATCATTGCTAACACCTGTATCATGGCAACACCGCAGTTCGTTACGCATCGGTTATTACCGGATGGTGATTACGATCATCATTTCAACTATTCACCGTGGCTGGTCGCTAATATTACCCTCGATCCTTTATCTGATTCAAGGGGGTTCCAATTGTGCTGGGACAACGTCTTTTACAAAAGTCGTTCCCTGGGTTATGTAAATGCACAGCATCAGCGCTTAACATTGGAGGTTCCTGCACAGCAGGTGCTGACATATTACCTGCCGCTGGATCACCTGCCACCTGCTGATTCCCGTAGATATGCATTGAATTTGCCACATGAGCAATGGGTGAAATTGATAACTGATGATATGGAAGTAGCGCATCCTGGCATTCACGCGCTCATTAAGGACATTGAAGTATGGATATGGGGGCATGGTATGATTCGCCCTACAGTTGGATTTATAACGGGTGCGAACGTAGTGGCTGCGCGGGAGAGTAAGCATAAGAATATCTTTTTTGCCCATTCAGATCTGAGTGGGATTTCTATATTTGAGGAGGCGTTTTACTGGGGTAATAAGGCTGCGGATGGTGTATTGGCTACAAAAGAAAGTAAGACATTCCATTCCCATTCTTCATAA
- a CDS encoding polyamine aminopropyltransferase codes for MFKINRPLEFLLLLSVFVIATCGLIYELIAGTLASYLLGDSVTQFSTIIGCYLFSMGIGAYLSRFFKKELLSWFIQLEILVGLIGGISPAILFLLFDQAASFRLILYLLVGLTGTLVGLELPLLMNILKNRYEFRDLVSRVFTFDYIGALLASIVFPLVLVPYLGLIRTACFFGVLNVLVAILVCVKFRSEVKWARYLNIKALAVIAVLSLIFAWANKIMSFSEGLAFRDPVIFSHSSPYQRIVITRNNYELRLYLNGNLQFSSADEYRYHEALIHPAMLYGAQHKRVLILGGGDGMAAREVLKYRDVESITLVDLDASMTKLFRESSLLSALNKQSLSSSRLQVINADAFQWLRKNKKLFDIVVIDFPDPGNYAVGKLYTTAFYRELKHSLGDSSVIVVQSTSPFVAPKAFWCVDKTLHDCGYHTIPYHTYVPSFGEWGYVMASPTSLTDHHTAIPAGLRYFAAGIFPQMCQFSADMDKRVVQANHLNNQVLVQYFEDEWGKYQE; via the coding sequence ATGTTTAAGATAAATAGGCCGTTGGAATTCCTGTTATTACTATCAGTATTCGTAATCGCCACCTGTGGACTTATTTATGAGCTGATAGCAGGTACGCTTGCCAGTTATTTACTAGGCGACTCCGTTACACAGTTCTCCACCATCATCGGTTGCTACCTGTTCTCTATGGGGATAGGGGCATACTTGTCCCGTTTCTTTAAAAAAGAATTGCTCAGCTGGTTTATTCAGCTGGAAATTCTTGTAGGCCTGATTGGTGGTATCAGTCCTGCCATCCTTTTTCTTTTATTCGACCAGGCAGCCTCTTTTCGCCTGATCTTATATTTGCTGGTAGGTCTTACGGGTACGCTGGTTGGTCTGGAGTTACCCCTGTTAATGAACATTCTGAAGAATAGGTATGAATTCCGCGATCTGGTATCACGGGTATTTACATTTGATTATATCGGTGCGTTGTTGGCATCAATCGTTTTTCCGCTGGTACTCGTTCCTTATTTAGGATTGATACGTACCGCATGCTTCTTTGGTGTGCTCAATGTGCTGGTAGCGATCCTTGTATGTGTGAAATTCAGATCAGAGGTAAAATGGGCAAGGTACTTAAATATCAAAGCATTGGCTGTGATCGCGGTGCTGTCGCTCATTTTTGCCTGGGCAAATAAGATCATGTCCTTTTCGGAAGGACTGGCATTCCGGGATCCTGTTATCTTTTCCCATTCATCTCCTTATCAGCGTATCGTTATCACCCGCAATAATTATGAGCTGAGATTATACCTTAATGGCAATCTTCAGTTCAGCTCTGCGGATGAATACCGCTATCACGAAGCGCTTATACATCCTGCCATGCTGTATGGCGCACAACATAAGCGTGTACTGATACTGGGTGGAGGAGATGGCATGGCGGCCCGTGAAGTACTAAAATATAGAGATGTAGAAAGCATCACGCTCGTGGATCTCGATGCGAGTATGACGAAGCTGTTCAGGGAAAGTTCGCTGTTATCCGCACTGAATAAGCAATCCCTCAGTTCTTCCAGGTTGCAGGTGATCAATGCTGATGCTTTTCAGTGGCTCAGGAAAAATAAGAAGCTATTCGATATTGTGGTGATCGACTTTCCTGATCCGGGTAACTATGCTGTGGGTAAACTATACACCACCGCTTTTTATAGAGAGCTGAAGCATTCACTGGGTGACAGCAGCGTTATCGTTGTACAATCTACTTCGCCATTTGTGGCGCCTAAGGCATTCTGGTGTGTGGATAAAACATTACACGATTGTGGGTACCATACCATTCCTTATCATACTTATGTACCTTCATTTGGGGAATGGGGATATGTGATGGCGTCTCCCACATCACTCACAGATCATCATACAGCGATACCTGCTGGTCTGCGTTATTTCGCTGCGGGTATTTTCCCACAGATGTGCCAGTTCTCTGCTGATATGGATAAGAGAGTGGTGCAGGCAAATCATTTAAACAACCAGGTACTGGTGCAATATTTTGAAGATGAATGGGGAAAATACCAGGAGTAA
- a CDS encoding DUF4178 domain-containing protein — translation MNTFKCPTCSTILSVFDPVRTEVFVCHHCYSILHKESSAPLAFRVTGKLREAKYHQLIPLGATGIINGIAYTVITYAERVEVGADKYCWVEYTLRRNEDNVNVFLSTFNGHWLLLSPMENDGLVCAPPQKYAPTIDVDGVTLKHFHNYHAFYRAVRGEFHFDINFSRNIECFEYIAPPKLLAVEYTSKTEIDLFFGEYIRPKQVSKGLLNGGRVPRRTGVAAAQPFYVNFDWFRGLAGVMIFGVLAFVIQYYYNLNASQKVVSYMQLNVDDTTMNRPRVSESFVVYKMSNMEVTISGDVDNNWCATDIDLVNEKDGKEQTVALESSYYHGYSDGESWAEGDKVASAFVCSIPPGTYHLVVTPYKENYGSPVSATVTATWNTYTLWNPFFLTLIMLVICILVQIGNYFFEKKRWE, via the coding sequence ATGAACACTTTTAAATGTCCCACTTGTAGTACAATCCTGTCAGTTTTTGATCCCGTAAGAACAGAAGTATTTGTTTGTCATCATTGCTATTCCATCCTTCATAAAGAATCGTCGGCTCCTTTAGCTTTCAGGGTGACAGGTAAGCTCAGGGAAGCAAAATACCACCAGCTGATCCCTCTGGGAGCCACAGGTATCATCAACGGCATAGCATATACTGTCATCACCTACGCAGAACGTGTAGAAGTCGGCGCTGACAAATACTGTTGGGTAGAATATACCCTCCGCAGGAATGAGGATAATGTAAACGTCTTCCTCTCTACATTTAATGGTCACTGGCTATTACTTTCCCCAATGGAAAACGATGGGCTGGTATGTGCGCCTCCTCAGAAATATGCGCCAACAATAGATGTCGATGGTGTTACACTTAAACATTTCCACAATTATCATGCTTTCTACCGTGCGGTAAGAGGAGAGTTTCATTTTGACATCAATTTCTCCAGGAACATCGAGTGCTTCGAATATATTGCTCCTCCAAAATTGCTGGCAGTTGAATATACTTCTAAGACGGAGATTGATCTGTTTTTTGGAGAGTACATACGTCCAAAACAGGTTAGCAAAGGACTCCTCAATGGTGGGAGGGTGCCGCGTCGTACAGGTGTAGCGGCGGCTCAGCCATTTTATGTCAATTTTGACTGGTTCCGCGGCTTAGCCGGTGTTATGATTTTTGGTGTATTGGCATTCGTCATCCAGTACTATTATAACCTGAATGCAAGCCAGAAGGTAGTATCCTATATGCAACTGAATGTGGATGATACCACTATGAACCGTCCCCGGGTGAGCGAAAGCTTTGTAGTTTATAAAATGTCCAATATGGAAGTTACTATCAGTGGCGATGTGGACAACAACTGGTGTGCAACTGATATCGATCTTGTCAATGAAAAAGATGGTAAGGAGCAGACTGTTGCACTGGAATCATCTTACTATCATGGGTATTCCGATGGAGAAAGCTGGGCGGAAGGAGATAAAGTAGCCTCTGCGTTTGTTTGTAGCATTCCTCCGGGTACATACCATCTCGTAGTCACTCCCTATAAAGAAAACTACGGGTCGCCGGTATCTGCTACGGTGACAGCCACATGGAATACATATACATTATGGAACCCGTTCTTTCTCACCTTAATTATGTTGGTGATATGTATACTCGTCCAAATTGGGAATTATTTTTTTGAAAAAAAACGTTGGGAATAA
- a CDS encoding S-adenosylmethionine decarboxylase family protein, with amino-acid sequence MPYQPGLHLLTTVYSPRIDLLQHSSCWKTFIQGQIEQHQLTAVGQNIHDFPGGGFTAVHCLTESHVSIHTWPEYGLCTCDVFLSNFRKNNDLITEAIMQEILRFFEATRHESHSLRR; translated from the coding sequence ATGCCATACCAGCCGGGATTACACCTGTTAACCACAGTGTACTCCCCGAGAATAGACTTATTACAGCATAGCAGCTGCTGGAAAACATTCATTCAGGGACAGATCGAGCAACATCAGCTGACAGCCGTGGGGCAAAACATTCATGATTTTCCAGGTGGTGGATTCACTGCCGTACACTGTTTGACGGAATCGCATGTCTCTATTCATACCTGGCCGGAATACGGCTTATGTACCTGCGATGTATTCCTCTCTAACTTTAGGAAAAACAATGACCTGATTACCGAAGCGATCATGCAGGAGATCCTGCGCTTCTTCGAAGCTACCCGTCATGAATCCCATTCCCTGAGAAGATAA
- a CDS encoding ATP-binding protein encodes MRKYPIGIQDFEKIRKENFLYIDKTQSIYNLIASGNYYFLSRPRRFGKSLLLSTIKEIFSGNRELFKDLWIYNQWNWEQKHPVIHLRLSKLDYQKLGLYEALSIEIGILAKEQGVELESKHLKGRFEELIRKASANGKVVILIDEYDKPITDYLDDLGKVEENRSIFKSFYSVLKDSDPYIRLLLITGVSRFPKVSIFSDLNNLNDITIHRKYATIAGITQQELERDFADEIAEIQQHQPDFLGKLKSWYNGYAWHEEAERVYNPFSLLKYMDGRDFRNYWFHTGTPTWLVNIMKQNREYDLENVHIGENALSSFNVEHIAVIPVLFQTGYLTIKGYNSNNRLYKLGYPNTEVRESLTDALLSAYRNVFPGNDSMSVTDDLSESLKKNDMPQMIKALDVLLSTIPYDHWKAESESIFHIIVHLSFKRLGFDVRSEVHSATGRCDVLVFTDRYIFALELKLNSSANVALDQIFEKGYLRPYQMDARKKIAIGINFSSEKRNVQDYLVKELE; translated from the coding sequence ATGAGGAAATATCCGATAGGTATACAAGACTTCGAGAAAATAAGAAAGGAGAATTTTTTATATATTGATAAAACTCAATCAATATATAACTTAATTGCATCTGGCAATTATTATTTTCTAAGCCGGCCCAGACGATTTGGGAAATCCCTGTTGCTATCCACCATTAAGGAGATATTTAGTGGAAACAGGGAATTATTTAAAGACCTTTGGATCTATAATCAATGGAATTGGGAACAAAAACATCCAGTAATACATTTAAGGCTAAGTAAGCTTGACTATCAAAAATTAGGGCTATATGAAGCGCTTAGTATTGAGATAGGTATTTTGGCAAAAGAGCAGGGAGTGGAACTGGAATCCAAACATTTAAAAGGAAGATTTGAAGAATTGATCCGTAAGGCTTCTGCCAATGGAAAAGTTGTAATCCTGATTGACGAATATGATAAACCTATCACCGATTATCTGGATGATCTGGGAAAAGTGGAAGAAAACAGGTCGATATTTAAGAGCTTTTATTCTGTATTAAAGGATTCAGACCCATATATTCGTTTGTTGTTAATTACCGGAGTTAGCAGATTCCCTAAAGTGAGTATTTTTTCTGATTTAAATAATCTTAACGATATCACCATTCATCGAAAATATGCCACAATTGCCGGAATTACCCAGCAGGAATTAGAGAGAGACTTTGCGGATGAGATTGCAGAAATACAGCAACATCAGCCTGATTTTTTAGGAAAGTTGAAGTCATGGTATAATGGTTATGCCTGGCATGAAGAAGCTGAACGTGTGTACAATCCATTTTCTTTACTGAAATATATGGATGGTCGTGATTTCAGGAATTATTGGTTTCATACAGGTACGCCTACCTGGTTAGTGAACATTATGAAGCAAAACAGGGAATATGATCTGGAAAATGTACATATTGGGGAAAATGCACTGAGTAGTTTTAATGTAGAACATATTGCTGTGATACCCGTACTGTTTCAAACAGGCTATCTGACTATTAAAGGATATAATTCTAATAATAGATTGTATAAGTTAGGATACCCAAATACAGAAGTTAGGGAAAGCCTGACAGATGCGCTGCTGAGTGCTTACAGGAATGTATTTCCGGGTAACGACTCAATGTCTGTTACAGATGATTTGAGCGAATCATTGAAAAAAAATGATATGCCTCAAATGATCAAAGCATTGGATGTACTATTATCAACGATTCCTTATGATCATTGGAAAGCAGAAAGCGAATCGATTTTTCATATTATTGTTCATCTTTCCTTTAAGCGCTTAGGTTTTGATGTACGCAGTGAAGTACACAGTGCTACCGGCAGGTGCGATGTGCTTGTATTTACTGATCGATATATTTTTGCATTAGAGTTAAAACTGAATAGCTCAGCGAATGTGGCGCTAGACCAGATCTTTGAGAAAGGATACTTGCGTCCCTATCAAATGGATGCAAGAAAGAAAATCGCTATAGGTATCAATTTCTCCTCAGAGAAAAGAAATGTTCAGGACTATTTAGTTAAAGAATTGGAATAA